In Risungbinella massiliensis, a single window of DNA contains:
- a CDS encoding PEP-utilizing enzyme: MLESFRTVTQFLKVRRVTAIVVRELGNPAVVGGNATTKLNMGDRVIVDGGKGMVYIME, from the coding sequence TTGTTAGAAAGTTTCAGAACGGTTACCCAGTTCCTGAAGGTTCGTCGTGTTACAGCTATAGTAGTGAGAGAACTTGGTAACCCGGCAGTAGTCGGTGGGAATGCTACCACAAAGCTTAATATGGGAGATAGGGTAATCGTAGATGGAGGAAAAGGGATGGTTTATATAATGGAATGA
- a CDS encoding MFS transporter has product METDYRGTNKMIIGIVFGVITFWLFAQSMVNVIPSVQSDLGISLGTINIAISLTALFSGLFIVAAGGLADKVGRKKITYLGLWLSVIGSLCLIFAQGPVLLIIGRVIQGLSAACIMPATIALVKSYFEGSERQRALSYWSIGSWGGSGVCSFAGGAIATYMGWKWIFIFSIIFTLLAMVLLKDIPESKSTQTETHRFDYTGFALFFITILAFNIVITQGQDIGWTNPIILGLIAVTIIGAVLFFKIEKGIANRFIDFSLFQNKPYSGATISNFLLNAVAGTLVVANTYVQVGRGFTAFQSGMLSLGYLVSVLAMIRVGEKLLQRTGARMPMIVGSLITTIGIGIMAFTFLQGAAYTIVVFIGFALFGIGLGMYATPSTDTAVSNAPSEKIGEASGIYKMASSLGSSIGVALSAAVYGAFSAVESVEVAASAGILTNVAFAILALLSILFTVPKKGTKT; this is encoded by the coding sequence ATGGAAACAGACTATAGAGGAACAAATAAAATGATTATTGGGATTGTGTTTGGTGTTATTACATTTTGGCTATTTGCACAATCAATGGTAAACGTAATTCCATCTGTCCAATCTGATTTAGGTATTTCATTAGGGACTATTAATATTGCGATCAGTTTAACAGCGTTGTTCTCTGGTCTTTTTATTGTGGCGGCTGGTGGATTAGCCGATAAAGTTGGACGAAAGAAAATTACATATCTTGGATTATGGCTCAGTGTGATTGGCTCTCTTTGTCTAATATTTGCACAAGGGCCTGTCCTATTGATAATTGGACGTGTTATACAAGGACTGTCTGCTGCTTGTATCATGCCAGCGACAATCGCATTAGTAAAATCTTATTTTGAAGGGTCAGAAAGACAACGTGCCTTAAGTTACTGGTCCATTGGATCTTGGGGCGGATCAGGTGTTTGTTCTTTCGCAGGTGGTGCAATAGCAACATACATGGGCTGGAAATGGATATTTATCTTTTCCATTATATTTACACTTTTGGCAATGGTACTTCTCAAAGACATTCCAGAAAGCAAAAGCACTCAGACCGAAACTCATCGATTTGATTATACTGGGTTCGCATTATTTTTCATCACCATACTTGCATTCAATATCGTTATTACACAAGGGCAAGATATTGGATGGACAAACCCCATTATATTAGGATTAATCGCAGTTACAATTATAGGAGCCGTTCTTTTCTTTAAAATCGAAAAAGGAATCGCAAATAGATTTATTGATTTCTCCTTGTTTCAAAACAAACCATATTCTGGAGCAACCATTTCAAACTTTTTGTTAAATGCTGTTGCAGGAACTCTTGTTGTTGCGAATACATATGTACAAGTTGGAAGAGGTTTTACCGCTTTTCAATCTGGTATGTTATCACTTGGATATTTAGTTTCTGTACTTGCTATGATTCGTGTTGGGGAAAAATTATTACAACGCACAGGCGCAAGAATGCCAATGATTGTTGGTTCTTTGATAACCACGATCGGGATCGGGATCATGGCGTTTACTTTTTTACAGGGAGCCGCTTATACCATCGTCGTATTCATTGGTTTTGCTTTATTTGGAATCGGACTCGGTATGTATGCAACTCCCTCAACCGATACAGCAGTATCGAATGCCCCTTCTGAAAAAATAGGGGAAGCTTCTGGAATTTACAAAATGGCCAGCTCACTTGGTAGTTCCATAGGTGTAGCTCTATCAGCAGCAGTATATGGTGCTTTCTCAGCTGTAGAAAGTGTTGAAGTGGCTGCATCTGCGGGTATCCTAACAAATGTTGCTTTCGCTATCCTCGCATTGCTTTCGATATTATTTACAGTTCCCAAAAAAGGCACCAAAACGTAA
- a CDS encoding EamA family transporter — protein sequence MSRLRASLYVLIGASFYGMTGVITKFAYGDGYNASQVAAGQVLFGTLLLWIFAFRDWKAIRDYPKKKLWILIISGAFPTLTTIVYYIAIERLGPSLAIILLFQFTWMGVVVESVRTKQAPSAYKWLSVSVILIGTYFAAGIQIGQLDRLDLIGFLCGLLAAIGYTGFIFASGSLGLGLPPTLRGAWLNTGSLMLILALYSPTVYTDGALIEGLWKWGLILGISGAFLPSFLFTKAIPHLGSGVASLLGSVELPVAILAAALLLQEEVSLFRWSGVVVILFGIWLAEYKSKSPEKHSSRKPEPEA from the coding sequence ATGAGTCGCTTACGTGCCAGTCTCTATGTACTCATTGGCGCCTCTTTTTATGGAATGACGGGAGTAATTACGAAATTTGCTTATGGAGATGGGTACAACGCTTCTCAAGTAGCAGCTGGACAGGTTTTATTTGGAACATTGTTGCTTTGGATATTTGCATTTAGAGATTGGAAAGCAATACGGGATTATCCTAAAAAAAAATTATGGATTCTCATTATTAGTGGTGCTTTTCCAACATTGACAACGATTGTTTATTACATTGCAATTGAACGTTTAGGACCGTCTTTAGCAATTATTTTGTTATTCCAGTTTACTTGGATGGGTGTGGTGGTAGAGTCAGTACGAACCAAACAAGCACCATCTGCTTATAAATGGCTCTCTGTGTCTGTCATTTTAATCGGAACCTATTTTGCGGCTGGAATTCAGATCGGACAGTTAGATCGATTGGATCTCATCGGATTTTTATGTGGCCTTTTAGCTGCAATCGGTTATACAGGTTTCATATTTGCGAGTGGAAGCCTCGGACTTGGATTGCCACCTACCCTACGCGGAGCTTGGCTCAATACAGGAAGTCTTATGTTGATACTCGCTCTCTACTCCCCGACGGTTTATACAGATGGTGCCTTAATCGAGGGTCTTTGGAAATGGGGGCTGATCCTCGGGATTAGTGGTGCTTTTTTACCAAGTTTTCTTTTTACCAAAGCTATTCCTCACTTAGGTTCAGGAGTTGCATCTCTCCTAGGTTCTGTAGAACTTCCAGTTGCAATCCTTGCCGCTGCGTTGCTTTTACAAGAAGAAGTAAGTTTGTTCCGTTGGAGTGGAGTTGTAGTCATACTTTTTGGGATCTGGCTTGCCGAGTATAAATCAAAGTCACCTGAAAAACATTCTAGTAGAAAACCAGAACCAGAAGCGTGA
- a CDS encoding ATP-binding protein, whose amino-acid sequence MVYQISQAFDTNISIINPDGTLQNIGKNKTENSQLTNELKGKVDLKKVLQGNTTEGTIKVSIDDDGQSSSILKNNVQFIAVPYLKGKDKDIAGAILFYQAQDQLIEQDIKSWIFYSALIAIALTTVFAFFLSTRITQPLIQIQKAADKMSHGELETRVFVRSHERDEIADLGLTFNRMAAQLEESINLLSHEKEQLTSIVRSMIDGVISLNAHGKVILTNPPAERLLSLHRKQVEGFPYASNSLPPKLQHIFETVMDSETEQTGDVMEAGRTWAFVMAPLYARNHLRGAVAVFRDVTEQRKLDKLRKDFVANISHELRTPLSMLQGYSEALLDDIADTPEARREIAQVINDESLRMSRLVAELLDLAKMESGNIELSLSRISMKPYLTKVVRKFQNLAREQELEVTLEFHDPLPDTLWDEDKVEQILTNLIGNAIRHTPNGGKVTLRTFWDQSYVYLEVEDTGTGIPEEDVPFVFERFYKADKARTRDNSSGTGLGLSIVKHLVQAHGGLVTVRSKVGVGTTFSVQLPKEAPRTEDSEELIG is encoded by the coding sequence ATGGTCTACCAAATATCTCAAGCTTTTGATACCAATATCAGTATTATTAATCCGGATGGAACGCTACAAAATATCGGAAAGAACAAAACTGAAAATTCCCAGCTCACCAATGAGTTAAAGGGAAAAGTTGATCTAAAAAAGGTCCTCCAAGGCAACACGACCGAGGGCACGATCAAAGTAAGTATAGATGACGATGGACAGAGTTCCTCCATTCTTAAAAACAATGTTCAGTTTATAGCAGTTCCTTATCTAAAGGGAAAAGATAAAGATATTGCCGGTGCAATCCTTTTTTATCAAGCACAGGATCAACTAATTGAGCAAGATATCAAAAGTTGGATTTTTTACTCTGCTTTGATCGCGATTGCTCTCACAACGGTATTTGCTTTTTTCCTCTCTACCCGAATTACTCAACCGTTGATCCAGATCCAAAAGGCTGCTGATAAAATGTCGCATGGTGAATTGGAAACTAGGGTATTTGTTCGCTCTCATGAACGAGATGAGATTGCGGATCTAGGGCTCACATTTAACAGAATGGCAGCTCAGTTAGAAGAATCAATTAATCTGCTCTCCCATGAAAAAGAACAATTAACTAGTATCGTCCGCAGTATGATCGACGGGGTCATCTCCCTCAATGCACATGGGAAAGTGATCTTGACCAATCCACCTGCTGAGCGACTCCTGTCTCTGCATCGGAAGCAAGTAGAGGGCTTTCCTTATGCTAGCAATTCTTTGCCACCGAAATTACAACATATTTTTGAGACGGTAATGGACTCCGAAACAGAGCAGACAGGGGATGTAATGGAGGCAGGGCGTACTTGGGCCTTTGTTATGGCGCCGCTTTATGCACGCAATCATCTTCGTGGTGCTGTGGCTGTATTCCGGGATGTAACAGAGCAGCGCAAGTTGGATAAGCTACGCAAAGATTTTGTAGCGAATATCTCCCATGAACTTAGAACCCCTTTGTCGATGTTACAGGGCTACAGTGAGGCTCTATTAGATGATATTGCAGATACTCCAGAAGCTCGACGGGAGATAGCCCAAGTTATAAATGATGAATCTCTTCGAATGAGCCGCTTGGTTGCTGAATTACTTGATTTGGCCAAAATGGAATCTGGGAACATTGAACTCTCGCTATCCCGAATTTCGATGAAGCCTTATCTCACAAAAGTAGTAAGGAAATTTCAGAATCTGGCTAGAGAACAAGAGCTGGAAGTTACATTGGAGTTTCACGATCCGCTACCTGATACACTCTGGGATGAAGATAAAGTGGAGCAAATCTTGACCAACCTGATTGGTAATGCAATTCGACATACACCAAATGGTGGAAAGGTAACGCTTCGTACTTTTTGGGACCAATCCTATGTATATCTCGAGGTAGAAGATACTGGCACTGGAATTCCGGAAGAGGATGTACCGTTTGTTTTTGAACGTTTCTATAAAGCGGATAAAGCACGTACAAGAGATAACTCAAGCGGGACGGGACTTGGTCTTTCCATTGTGAAGCATTTGGTACAAGCACATGGAGGACTTGTCACTGTACGAAGCAAAGTAGGGGTAGGAACCACTTTCTCCGTACAATTACCCAAAGAGGCACCACGAACAGAGGACAGCGAAGAATTAATTGGATAA
- a CDS encoding response regulator transcription factor — protein MEGQTNQSILVVDDEDRIRRLLRMYLEREGFVIDEAEDGETALEKAFNDDFDLILLDLMLPGMDGLDVCAEIRKQKATPIIMLTARGEETNRVEGFEAGTDDYVVKPFSPRELVHRVKAVLRRASATAFLNTTTETHNVIVFSELTIDHDAHEVRAGGQTIQLTPKEYELLHYLALSPDKVFTRETLLRDVWNYEFFGDLRTVDTHVKRLREKLNRASSVAASMITTVWGVGYKLEVPKD, from the coding sequence ATGGAAGGTCAAACAAACCAAAGTATTTTAGTAGTAGACGATGAAGATCGGATCCGTCGTCTTCTCCGGATGTACCTAGAGAGAGAAGGCTTTGTGATCGATGAAGCAGAGGATGGAGAAACTGCTTTAGAGAAGGCATTTAACGACGATTTTGATCTCATTTTGCTTGATTTGATGTTACCTGGAATGGATGGATTGGACGTCTGTGCAGAAATTCGTAAACAAAAGGCGACACCAATCATTATGTTAACTGCACGTGGAGAAGAAACTAATCGTGTAGAAGGATTTGAAGCAGGGACGGATGATTATGTAGTCAAACCGTTTAGTCCTCGTGAACTAGTTCACCGAGTAAAAGCTGTGTTGCGGCGTGCCTCAGCTACTGCTTTCTTAAATACGACGACGGAAACTCATAATGTGATTGTATTTTCTGAGCTGACAATCGATCATGATGCACATGAAGTTCGTGCAGGTGGTCAAACAATCCAATTGACACCAAAAGAGTATGAACTACTTCATTACCTTGCACTGTCTCCTGATAAGGTGTTTACACGTGAAACCCTCCTTCGGGATGTATGGAACTATGAATTTTTCGGAGATTTGCGTACGGTTGATACCCACGTAAAGCGTCTTCGAGAAAAGCTAAATCGTGCTTCTTCCGTCGCAGCGTCGATGATTACGACGGTTTGGGGAGTAGGATATAAGCTAGAGGTGCCAAAAGATTGA